TGAGGTTAAGGGATTGTTGGTTTGAAATCATCCGAGACACCACCTGAAATTAATACAATCATTATACAGCAAAACAGGACACCCTTCCTCGAAAAGATCGAGGAAGGGTGTCCTGTTAATCGAAATTGAGTTTTCACGGGCCTCCAAAATACGCCTGTATAACTTGAACTTAAAAAACATTAGAGGCGAGTAGCGAAGGGGAAATTTGGAACTGTAGGAGTGATAGCGACCGCCTTTGTCTCCGGATTTCAACCGCAAATAGCGATTTAATCAAGAAATCTGGAGACAACAGCGGCCGGTAGTCCAAATATTCCCCGTATTTAAACCTACTCCTTAAATGTATAGCCTTAAGTTAAATTAGTAACTGGACTTTTTCAGTGGCCTCCCGCATAGCAGCAGATGCCTTTCTTGAACTTTATTGTCCTATTGTTGACTGGCGGCAATTGCCTGCTCCAGATCATAAATAATATCATCAATAGATTCTGTACCGATCGATAAACGGAGCAATTCCGGAGTTACTCCGGCTGTGGTTTGCTCTTCATCCGACAGCTGCGCATGTGTTGTGCTTGCTGGGTGGATAATCAATGACTTGGAATCACCGACATTCGCCAAATGCGAGAACAGCTTCACATTTTCAATCAGCTTGCGTCCCGCCGCACTTCCACCTTTAATACCGAAGGTAAGGATCGCTCCTTGGCCTTTAGGTAAATACTTTTGCGCTAATTCATGAGATGGATGAGTAGGAAGTCCGGAATAACTTACCCATTCCACATCTGCGTGTGCCTCCAAATATTGCGCAACCGTCAGCGCATTCTGGCTATGGCGTTCCATACGCAAATGAAGTGTTTCCAACCCTTGCAACAGCATCCAAGAGTTAAATGGTGAAATAGATGCACCTAGATCGCGAAGCAATTGAACGCGGGCTTTAATAATATAAGCGATGGGTCCCACTGCCTCAGTGTAAACAACGCCATGATAACTTGGGTCAGGCTCTGTAAGTCCTGGGAACTTACCGCTTGCCTTCCAATCAAACTTACCGCCGTCCACAATAATTCCGCCGATGGATGTACCATGTCCACCGATAAATTTGGTTGCCGAATGGACAACGATGTCAGCTCCATGCTCAATCGGACGCAGTAAATATGGACTTGGGAACGTATTATCTACAATAAGAGGAATTCCATGTTCATGAGCGATCGCTGCAACGGCTTCAATATCTAGTACATTCCCCTGCGGATTACCAATGGTTTCTGCATACAAGGCTTTGGTTTTATCCGTGATTGCAGCACGGAAGTTCTCTGGATTATCTGAATCCACAAAATGCACCTTAATACCAAGCTTAGGCAGCGTTGTAGAAAAAAGATTATAAGTTCCGCCGTAAAGGCTTGCTGCAGATACAATTTCATCCCCAGCGCCCGCAATATTTAGAATGGAAAAAGAAATAGCCGCTGCCCCGGAAGCTGTAGCAAGTGCACCTGCACCACCTTCTAGTGCTGCCAGGCGCTGCTCAAATACATCTGTAGTCGGATTCATCAACCGAGTGTAAATATTACCGAATTCTTTGAGAGCAAATAGATCCGCTGCATGATCAGCATCACGGAACCCATAAGACGTGGTCTGATAAAGCGGCACAGCACGTGCGAAAGTAGTTGGATCAATTTCCTGGCCTGCATGAACAGTCAAAGTTTCAAATGACAGCTTACGGTCTTCTGACATAGGTATTTCCTCCCTTTATAAATAAGAATAGAAATCTTTAACAAATAAGAATTGTACCCATTCTCTCATAAACGACATCATTTGAAAAGAAAAAAATCTCATCATTCCGGTGCGAATTATTATATTTAAATTTTATGAACTAAACAGCGTCCGACAAAATCAGATAACGCTTCAATAGAAGTCTTTAAGCAGACATAACCATATGTATCTTGTAGAGCACGTCTACGCAATAAAAAAAGAATAGCGGCGGATAAAGCTTGTCCACCTTATCTCACCGCTACCGATTTACTTATCGTCTTTTAGTAATTGCTTTGACTTGTTTCTCCCTTAGCAATCGATACACCGCCGCTAGTACCAATACGGCTTGCACCTGCTTGTACCATTACTTGTGCGTCTTCCGCACTACGCACACCACCGGAAGCCTTCACACCCACATTAGGTCCAACTGTTGCACGCATTAGCGCGATATCTTCCTTCGTTGCCCCACCTGTAGAGAATCCTGTGGATGTTTTTACGAA
The window above is part of the Paenibacillus sp. FSL K6-0276 genome. Proteins encoded here:
- a CDS encoding homocysteine synthase, encoding MSEDRKLSFETLTVHAGQEIDPTTFARAVPLYQTTSYGFRDADHAADLFALKEFGNIYTRLMNPTTDVFEQRLAALEGGAGALATASGAAAISFSILNIAGAGDEIVSAASLYGGTYNLFSTTLPKLGIKVHFVDSDNPENFRAAITDKTKALYAETIGNPQGNVLDIEAVAAIAHEHGIPLIVDNTFPSPYLLRPIEHGADIVVHSATKFIGGHGTSIGGIIVDGGKFDWKASGKFPGLTEPDPSYHGVVYTEAVGPIAYIIKARVQLLRDLGASISPFNSWMLLQGLETLHLRMERHSQNALTVAQYLEAHADVEWVSYSGLPTHPSHELAQKYLPKGQGAILTFGIKGGSAAGRKLIENVKLFSHLANVGDSKSLIIHPASTTHAQLSDEEQTTAGVTPELLRLSIGTESIDDIIYDLEQAIAASQQ